The following are encoded in a window of Rosa chinensis cultivar Old Blush chromosome 4, RchiOBHm-V2, whole genome shotgun sequence genomic DNA:
- the LOC112199543 gene encoding uncharacterized protein LOC112199543, giving the protein MVALCEFKHQKPPTFKGEPDPVVAEQWLDEINKILDALRIRESDSRITLAAYQFTVEAAQWWKMVKRSCNVETMSWDQFCKIFLDKFFPPVLQEAKVEEFNKLYQGKMSAMEYDARFAELSRYAPELVSTEAKKARKFECGLRPNIRSKVSVLRLPTNAKVLERALIAEADCEEFKKVREKTRL; this is encoded by the coding sequence ATGGTGGCCTTGTGTGAGTTTAAGCACCAAAAACCACCAACTTTCAAGGGTGAACCAGACCCGGTTGTAGCTGAACAATGGTTAGATGAAATCAACAAGATACTAGATGCCCTTAGAATTCGGGAAAGCGACTCTAGAATTACTCTTGCTGCTTATCAATTTACCGTAGAAGCTGCCCAATGGTGGAAGATGGTTAAGCGATCTTGTAATGTGGAGACTATGTCTTGGGATCAGTTCTGCAAAATATTTCTTGATAAGTTCTTTCCCCCTGTGCTGCAAGAAGCTAaagtagaagaattcaataagTTGTATCAAGGGAAGATGTCAGCAATGGAATATGATGCCCGGTTCGCAGAATTGTCTAGGTATGCTCCTGAACTTGTGTCAACAGAGGCTAAGAAAGCTCGTAAATTTGAATGTGGGCTCCGACCAAACATTAGATCAAAAGTGTCAGTTTTAAGGCTGCCAACTAATGCTAAAGTACTTGAAAGAGCTTTGATAGCTGAAGCAGATTGTGAGGAGTTTAAGAAAGTACGTGAGAAGACTCGACTGTAG